A region from the Rhodamnia argentea isolate NSW1041297 chromosome 7, ASM2092103v1, whole genome shotgun sequence genome encodes:
- the LOC115732770 gene encoding alcohol dehydrogenase-like 6 isoform X2: protein MSSSPSIITCKAAVAWGAGQPLVIEEVEVSPPQPQEIRIKVVATSLCGSDVAAWESQPIFPRIFGHEAAGIVESVGDGVIEFKEGDHVLTLFTGECKRCRHCTSNKSNMCRALGLERSGVMHSDRKTRFSIRGNPVYHFCAVSSFSEYIVVHSGCAAKVSPNAPLEKICLLSCGVATGLGAAWNVADISKGSNVAVFGLGTVGLSVVQGAKLRGASQVIGVDINPEKVEKAKDFGVDVYLNPKDYDEPIHEVIKRMTDGGADYSFECTGDTRATTSALQSCCDGWGLTVTLGVPKAKPEITAHYGLLLTGRTLRGSMFGGWRPKSDIPSLVDKYLNKVVRFYTYPKVNKHEVVSESKKTAPFEQ from the exons ATGTCGTCTTCACCCTCCATCATCACATGCAAAG CTGCGGTGGCATGGGGAGCTGGACAGCCTCTGGTGATCGAGGAAGTGGAAGTGAGCCCGCCTCAACCTCAGGAGATCCGAATCAAAGTCGTCGCCACTTCCCTCTGTGGCAGCGACGTGGCCGCTTGGGAATCCCAG CCTATATTTCCTCGCATATTTGGCCATGAAGCAGCGGG GATTGTCGAGAGTGTGGGGGATGGAGTGATCGAATTCAAGGAAGGAGACCACGTGTTGACGTTGTTCACGGGCGAATGCAAGAGATGCCGGCACTGTACATCGAATAAAAGCAACATGTGCCGAGCACTTGGGTTGGAAAGGAGTGGCGTAATGCACAGCGACCGAAAGACGCGCTTCTCCATTAGAGGCAACCCCGTTTATCATTTCTGTGCCGTTTCGAGTTTCAGTGAGTATATAGTGGTGCACTCGGGATGTGCTGCCAAAGTCAGCCCAAATGCACCTTTAGAGAAAATATGTCTTCTCAGTTGCGGAGTAGCAACAG GTCTAGGTGCGGCTTGGAATGTGGCCGACATATCCAAAGGATCAAATGTAGCAGTGTTTGGCCTTGGAACTGTGGGTCTTTCT GTTGTGCAAGGTGCCAAACTTCGGGGAGCTTCTCAAGTAATTGGTGTAGACATTAATCCTGAGAAGGTTGAAAAAG CAAAAGATTTTGGAGTCGATGTTTATCTCAATCCAAAGGACTATGATGAACCCATTCATGAG GTTATCAAGAGGATGACTGATGGGGGAGCTGATTACTCTTTCGAGTGCACTGGTGATACAAGAGCAACGACAAGTGCACTGCAATCATGCTGTGAT GGATGGGGTTTGACTGTGACCCTTGGCGTGCCAAAAGCAAAGCCAGAAATAACAGCTCACTACGGACTGCTGCTCACTGGAAGGACACTGAGAGGTTCCATGTTTGGAGGATGGAGACCAAAATCCGATATACCCTCATTGGTTGACAAGTACTTGAACAAGGTAGTGAGATTTTATACTTATCCCAAGGTCAATAAACATGAAGTG GTATCAGAAAGCAAAAAGACTGCCCCGTTTGAACAATAG
- the LOC115733545 gene encoding UPF0415 protein C7orf25 homolog, which produces MAQKTNPLEDAKRRCVCLVDAIERLPPPSITDSCKRTLLKLAESELSFLSRRASSSSSCSDSPLSVNIGHLEAVVHILRHLSVAGVSRVCKPIPLLPASGKVPRTDSGSKFAHVDIVCTLKGNPVWVVVSDRNPNYVIWHNGHKGKGLRLRIQQVVAAAQFSPTLKPSSIILFFSRGVTDSILKKIVDDFWAVKYKMEADFPLSIVAFLEEMEGEWINIVARSYQESVALEIKVDNFEKPARDPEWGAGESILGAAEAENPDGNVNLNYPTTFDTLISGLSPPMKGKDMASAKTREVLCGGDLINFDTTALIALVSDISNGGAEELLNVAESELRQQFKGNLPFVIAQANSELRKPILPDLGAIIWGKNGMICESVLSEFKELVAMYGGTKEKRRADQMLKWLIVVSDNPSDRMIGLPTTRKLAEKNKVIFGTGDYWHVPSLTANMAFVRAVSQTGMSLHTIEHRPRALIGN; this is translated from the exons ATGGCGCAGAAGACTAATCCCTTGGAAGACGCGAAGAGGAGGTGCGTCTGCCTCGTCGACGCGATCGAGCGATTGCCTCCTCCCTCGATCACCGATTCCTGCAAGCGCACGCTCCTCAAGCTGGCCGAGTCCGAgctctctttcctctctcgacgcgcttcttcttcttcttcttgttcggaTTCGCCTCTCAG TGTTAATATTGGACACCTTGAAGCTGTTGTTCACATTCTCCGGCATCTTTCGGTTGCGGGAGTTTCACGTGTTTGCAAGCCTATCCCTCTGTTGCCTGCAAGCGGGAAGGTGCCAAGAACTGATTCTGGTTCGAAGTTTGCCCATGTTGATATCGTGTGCACGCTGAAAGGGAACCCGGTTTGGGTTGTTGTATCCGATAGGAACCCAAACTATGTAATCTGGCACAATGGCCATAAAGGCAAGGGATTGAGATTGAGAATTCAGCAAGTTGTTGCTGCTGCTCAGTTCTCACCGACGCTGAAGCCTTCAtcaattattcttttcttttcacgcGGTGTGACCGACTCCATTCTCAAGAAGATTGTCGATGACTTTTGGGCCGTTAAGTATAAAATGGAAGCTGACTTCCCCCTTTCCATTGTTGCTTTTTTGGAGGAAATGGAAGGTGAGTGGATAAATATAGTTGCAAGGTCTTACCAAGAATCAGTTGCACTAGAAATAAAGGTGGATAATTTTGAGAAACCAGCTCGAGATCCGGAATGGGGAGCTGGAGAATCAATTCTGGGTGCTGCGGAGGCAGAGAATCCAGATGGAAATGTGAACCTTAATTATCCTACTACCTTTGACACTCTAATTTCTGGCTTGAGTCCTCCCATGAAAGGAAAAGACATGGCTTCTGCTAAAACAAGAGAGGTACTATGTGGAGGTGACCTCATTAATTTTGATACTACAGCTTTAATTGCTCTTGTATCAGACATTAGTAATGGTGGTGCGGAGGAACTTTTGAATGTGGCAGAAAGTGAGTTGAGGCAGCAGTTCAAAGGGAACTTGCCTTTTGTGATTGCACAG GCAAACTCTGAGCTTCGGAAACCAATCCTTCCAGACCTGGGAGCAATAATTTGGGGAAAGAATGGCATGATATGTGAAAGTGTTCTTTCAGAGTTCAAAGAGTTAGTAGCAATGTATGGAGGGACCAAGGAGAAGCGAAGAGCAGATCAGATGCTAAAATGGCTTAT TGTTGTTTCGGATAACCCTTCAGATCGCATGATCGGCCTTCCGACCACCAGAAAGCTTGCTGAAAAAAACAAGGTCATTTTTGGCACTGGAGATTACTGGCATGTGCCAAGCTTAACCGCAAATATGGCTTTTGTTAGAGCAGTTTCTCAGACCGGGATGTCTCTCCATACGATCGAGCATAGACCACGtgctttgattggaaattaG
- the LOC115732770 gene encoding alcohol dehydrogenase-like 6 isoform X1, which produces MSSSPSIITCKAAVAWGAGQPLVIEEVEVSPPQPQEIRIKVVATSLCGSDVAAWESQPIFPRIFGHEAAGIVESVGDGVIEFKEGDHVLTLFTGECKRCRHCTSNKSNMCRALGLERSGVMHSDRKTRFSIRGNPVYHFCAVSSFSEYIVVHSGCAAKVSPNAPLEKICLLSCGVATGLGAAWNVADISKGSNVAVFGLGTVGLSVVQGAKLRGASQVIGVDINPEKVEKAKDFGVDVYLNPKDYDEPIHEVIKRMTDGGADYSFECTGDTRATTSALQSCCDGWGLTVTLGVPKAKPEITAHYGLLLTGRTLRGSMFGGWRPKSDIPSLVDKYLNKEIRVDEFVTHNLQFEDINKAFELMREGKCLRCVLHMPR; this is translated from the exons ATGTCGTCTTCACCCTCCATCATCACATGCAAAG CTGCGGTGGCATGGGGAGCTGGACAGCCTCTGGTGATCGAGGAAGTGGAAGTGAGCCCGCCTCAACCTCAGGAGATCCGAATCAAAGTCGTCGCCACTTCCCTCTGTGGCAGCGACGTGGCCGCTTGGGAATCCCAG CCTATATTTCCTCGCATATTTGGCCATGAAGCAGCGGG GATTGTCGAGAGTGTGGGGGATGGAGTGATCGAATTCAAGGAAGGAGACCACGTGTTGACGTTGTTCACGGGCGAATGCAAGAGATGCCGGCACTGTACATCGAATAAAAGCAACATGTGCCGAGCACTTGGGTTGGAAAGGAGTGGCGTAATGCACAGCGACCGAAAGACGCGCTTCTCCATTAGAGGCAACCCCGTTTATCATTTCTGTGCCGTTTCGAGTTTCAGTGAGTATATAGTGGTGCACTCGGGATGTGCTGCCAAAGTCAGCCCAAATGCACCTTTAGAGAAAATATGTCTTCTCAGTTGCGGAGTAGCAACAG GTCTAGGTGCGGCTTGGAATGTGGCCGACATATCCAAAGGATCAAATGTAGCAGTGTTTGGCCTTGGAACTGTGGGTCTTTCT GTTGTGCAAGGTGCCAAACTTCGGGGAGCTTCTCAAGTAATTGGTGTAGACATTAATCCTGAGAAGGTTGAAAAAG CAAAAGATTTTGGAGTCGATGTTTATCTCAATCCAAAGGACTATGATGAACCCATTCATGAG GTTATCAAGAGGATGACTGATGGGGGAGCTGATTACTCTTTCGAGTGCACTGGTGATACAAGAGCAACGACAAGTGCACTGCAATCATGCTGTGAT GGATGGGGTTTGACTGTGACCCTTGGCGTGCCAAAAGCAAAGCCAGAAATAACAGCTCACTACGGACTGCTGCTCACTGGAAGGACACTGAGAGGTTCCATGTTTGGAGGATGGAGACCAAAATCCGATATACCCTCATTGGTTGACAAGTACTTGAACAAG GAAATCCGGGTGGATGAGTTTGTCACCCATAATTTGCAATTTGAGGATATCAACAAAGCTTTTGAGCTCATGAGGGAAGGCAAATGTCTGCGCTGCGTCCTCCATATGCCAAGGTAG
- the LOC115734870 gene encoding protein N-lysine methyltransferase METTL21A, which yields MAAASAALMEVLEGEDDDDGEMVVGLGSYGGKVRLLGGGGGCDEEGEAAAAETMLLWGLQQPTLAQPNAFVSQSSLALAIEACGRSLSILQSPSSLSTPGVTGSVMWDSGIVLGKFLEHAVDSGMLLLQGKKVVELGSGCGLVGCISALLGAQVILTDLPVRLRLLRKNVETNLKHEEMRGSAVVKELTWGDDPDRDLIEPLPDYVLGSDVIYSEGAVEDLMETLLQLSGIQTTIILAGELRNDSILEYFLDAVMKYFVVGRVDEAQFHPDYRSRRVAMYVLVKK from the exons ATGGCGGCTGCGAGCGCCGCTCTTATGGAGGTGCTCGAaggagaagacgacgacgacggcgaaATGGTGGTGGGGCTGGGTTCATACGGAGGGAAGGTGAGGTTGTTGGGCGGCGGTGGAGGTTGCGACGAGGAAggagaggcggcggcggcggagacgATGCTGCTGTGGGGACTTCAGCAGCCGACTCTCGCCCAGCCCAACGCCTTCGTCTCACAGTCGTCTCTGGCCCTCGCCATCGAGGCTTGCGGTCGCTCTCTCTccatcctccaatctccttCTTCTCTG AGTACTCCTGGAGTAACTGGATCAGTGATGTGGGATAGCGGAATTGTGTTGGGGAAGTTCTTGGAACATGCTGTGGATTCCGGGATGCTTCTTCTTCAGGGCAAGAAGGTTGTGGAGTTGGGATCTGGATGTGGATTAGTTGG CTGTATTTCGGCTCTTTTGGGTGCTCAAGTGATTCTTACTGATCTACCAGTTAGACTAAGGCTTCTCAGGAAGAACGTCGAAACAAATTTGAAACATGAGGAAATGCGGGGATCTGCGGTCGTGAAAGAACTGACTTGGGGAGATGATCCTGACAGAGACTTGATAGAGCCGTTACCTGACTATG TCTTGGGATCCGATGTGATTTACAGTGAGGGAGCAGTTGAGGATCTGATGGAGACATTGCTGCAACTTTCTGGAATTCAAACAACGATCATTTTGGCTGGAGAACTTCGCAATG ATAGTATCCTCGAATACTTCTTGGATGCTGTGATGAAATATTTCGTTGTGGGGCGTGTAGATGAGGCACAGTTCCATCCAGATTATCGCAGCCGGCGAGTAGCGATGTATGTCCTGGTGAAAAAATGA
- the LOC115733371 gene encoding NDR1/HIN1-like protein 6 — MHRQLKFAVPEAMADNQRIHPVVPVATSTTAPLVPPCSSVSEKGTQVHRASMLQGGRPMIPPKPRKRKGCCCRILCGIISLLLLILILIGIVAAVIYFVFQPKIPQYSVDRLQISALRLNFDLTLYAQFDVKITATNPNKKIGIYYEKGGRLSVWYANDKLCEGSLPRFYQGHQNTTRLDITLTGQSESGSTIMTALQQQQQTGQIPLDLKVDAPVSVKLGTMKLRKVRILGRCSLVVDSLSTNSLVSIKASKCRFGIKL, encoded by the coding sequence ATGCATCGTCAGCTTAAGTTCGCTGTTCCAGAAGCAATGGCAGATAATCAGAGAATTCATCCGGTGGTACCGGTTGCAACAAGCACCACGGCACCTTTAGTGCCACCGTGCTCTTCTGTTTCAGAAAAAGGAACCCAAGTCCATCGAGCTTCGATGTTGCAAGGTGGCAGACCCATGATTCCCCCAAAGCCAAGGAAACGAAAAGGCTGTTGCTGCAGGATCTTGTGCGGGATCATTAGCCTCCTCCTTCTCATACTGATCCTCATTGGAATAGTTGCCGCAGTTATTTACTTTGTCTTCCAACCCAAAATTCCACAGTATTCTGTTGACCGCCTTCAAATAAGTGCTTTGAGGCTCAACTTCGACCTGACCCTGTATGCACAATTTGATGTGAAGATTACGGCCACCAATCCAAACAAAAAGATTGGAATCTATTATGAGAAGGGTGGCAGATTAAGCGTGTGGTATGCAAATGATAAGCTATGTGAAGGATCATTGCCAAGATTCTACCAAGGTCACCAGAACACAACGAGACTCGACATTACCTTGACTGGCCAAAGCGAGTCTGGGAGCACCATAATGACAGCActgcagcagcaacagcaaacAGGACAAATCCCTCTCGATCTAAAAGTTGATGCACCGGTGTCAGTCAAACTAGGCACAATGAAGTTGAGGAAGGTTAGAATCTTGGGCCGATGTTCCCTGGTGGTGGACAGCTTGAGTACCAATAGCTTGGTCAGCATCAAAGCAAGCAAGTGTAGGTTTGGGATAAAGCTTTAA